Proteins from a genomic interval of Bombus affinis isolate iyBomAffi1 chromosome 14, iyBomAffi1.2, whole genome shotgun sequence:
- the LOC126923919 gene encoding short transient receptor potential channel 5-like, with product MQFATDLIDCARSVDEVEVILKQSTGFAHSYKFIYPRLLFALHNTQRTFVAHPNVQQLITSKWIDGWYEWKIMNPWMKSLFILMRIFMLPVILVVVLVAPNSKRSKFWQSPVNKFISSTASYLVFLLIVFLQSNVDKTEQLRGPPNSGIPYYLISTHRTEIEQ from the exons ATGCAGTTCGCGACCGATCTGATCGATTGCGCCAGAAGCGTGGACGAAGTAGAAGTCATCTTGAAGCAGTCTACTGGATTTGCCCAttcgtataaatttatatacccGAGGCTACTGTTCGCGCTGCACAACACGCAGAGAACCTTTGTGGCTCATCCTAATGTACAACAG TTAATTACGAGCAAGTGGATCGACGGCTGGTACGAATGGAAGATCATGAACCCGTGGATGAAGTCTTTATTCATACTAATGCGAATCTTCATGCTACCGGTGATTCTGGTAGTGGTTTTGGTCGCTCCAAACTCAAAGAGGTCGAAATTTTGGCAATCGCCGGTCAACAAGTTTATTTCATCCACCGCCAGTTACTTGGTGTTCCTGTTGATCGTTTTTCTTCAATCGAACGTAGACAAAACCGAACAGCTTCGTGGACCGCCTAACTCTGGTATACCCTATTACCTGATATCGACACATCGAACAGAAATCGAACAGTAG
- the LOC126924494 gene encoding short transient receptor potential channel 4-like — MSYAWSLIRMCIIHGPKRFFAGPWYWFEMIMISLFILTFLYWITAALDVRINGQLELERKYWNQYDPTLIAEGIYCLATIMAFLKLLYICQLDYHLGPLQLSLGQMIKDVVKFIILFSIIIFAFTAGTCKLYQYYEDMIQIDDESKIKTQQVSSFVNFSATLKTLFWALFCMSPIESADVIIENLPGESENETIINHHTFTEIIGYIAFAGFTFIGVIVILNMLIACMSNTLTEVTENVIVEWTFGRTETYVDFMLTTTLPPPFNIIPTYVGIQPIVEYLKVWLKPTSNKRARWDPHHCFYIETLTEENNVDFSIVMSQLVQRYFRKKDKKMEENEVEKVTKEIVELRNLLRDALTTV, encoded by the exons ATGTCGTACGCCTGGTCGTTGATTCGTATGTGCATAATACACGGGCCGAAGAGATTCTTCGCTGGACCGTGGTACTG GTTTGAGATGATCATGATATCCCTCTTTATTCTGACCTTCCTGTATTGgataactgctgcgttggacgTGAGAATAAATGGTCAGCTCGAATTGGAGAGGAAATATTGGAACCAGTACGATCCAACATTGATCGCCGAAGGAATTTACTGTCTGGCAACGATAATGGCCTTCCTGAAATTATTGTACATCTGTCAGCTGGACTATCATCTGGGCCCACTTCAACTTTCTCTCGGGCAAATGATCAAGGACGTTGTCAAATTCATCATTCTCTTCAGCATAATCATTTTTGCATTTACCGCTG GCACGTGTAAACTTTATCAGTATTACGAGGATATGATTCAAATCGACGATGAATCGAAAATCAAGACCCAACAGGTCAGCTCGTTCGTTAATTTCTCAGCCACCTTGAAGACTCTTTTCTGGGCACTTTTTTGCATGAGCCCCATCGAAAGCGCTGATGTGATAATTGAGAACCTTCCGGGAGAATCGGAGAACGAGACCATCATCAATCATCACACGTTCACGGAGATTATTGGCTATATAGCCTTTGCCG GATTCACCTTCATCGGTGTGATCGTGATACTGAACATGCTAATTGCATGCATGTCCAACACGTTGACGGAAGTCACAGAGAACGTGATCGTGGAATGGACATTCGGGCGAACTGAA ACTTACGTCGATTTCATGCTCACGACTACGCTCCCACCGCCATTTAACATTATTCCAACGTACGTTGGTATTCAACCGATTGTCGAGTACCTGAAAGTATGGCTGAAACCAACGTCAAACAAGCGTGCACGATGGGATCCACATCACTGTTTTTATATT GAAACCTTGACGGAGGAAAACAACGTAGATTTCTCGATAGTGATGTCCCAGTTGGTACAGCGTTACTTCCGGAAGAAGGATAAAAAAATGGAGGAGAACGAGGTGGAGAAAGTAACGAAAGAGATCGTGGAGCTAAGAAATCTTCTAAGAGACGCTCTCACCACTGTTTGA